One region of Opitutaceae bacterium genomic DNA includes:
- the rnpA gene encoding ribonuclease P protein component encodes MARSVMRFRAEQHLRRQRDIRAVREKGRRIECGGFTLWYRRRDHDELGTTSSENHVVPPSLRRVCVVASTAAVGPAVQRARAKRRLREVFRNQQEHVPPGYDLLLVARRSLNGLEYREIERKFIDACPRLAPHAA; translated from the coding sequence ATTGCGCGTTCGGTCATGCGTTTCCGCGCCGAGCAACACCTGCGGCGCCAGCGCGATATTCGGGCCGTTCGTGAAAAGGGCCGCCGAATCGAGTGTGGCGGTTTTACACTTTGGTATCGGCGTCGTGACCATGACGAACTCGGCACCACGTCTTCGGAAAATCACGTGGTTCCGCCTTCTCTTCGCCGGGTCTGTGTCGTGGCGTCGACCGCAGCCGTCGGCCCAGCAGTGCAACGCGCACGCGCCAAACGGCGGCTGCGGGAGGTTTTTCGAAACCAACAGGAGCACGTTCCCCCTGGGTATGACTTGCTTCTGGTAGCCCGGCGCTCTCTCAATGGGCTTGAATATCGGGAAATCGAACGAAAGTTCATCGACGCCTGTCCCCGACTCGCTCCACACGCCGCATGA
- the yidD gene encoding membrane protein insertion efficiency factor YidD, producing MASAVLQSAIRLYQLTLSPTLPLILGPGCGCRFHPTCSHYAQEAVQRHGPLRGAWLAIKRIARCHPLHAGGVDFVPAVTRAGSQPICRAVSVPSLSIDPSSTQSSLNG from the coding sequence ATGGCTTCCGCCGTTCTCCAGAGTGCCATCCGTCTCTACCAGCTCACCCTCTCGCCCACCCTGCCACTGATCCTGGGGCCTGGCTGCGGCTGCCGCTTTCATCCAACCTGTTCCCACTACGCGCAGGAGGCCGTGCAACGCCACGGTCCGCTCCGCGGGGCCTGGCTCGCAATCAAACGCATCGCGCGCTGCCATCCCCTCCACGCCGGCGGAGTCGACTTTGTACCAGCCGTCACCCGCGCGGGTTCGCAACCCATCTGTCGCGCCGTGTCGGTCCCATCACTTTCCATCGACCCATCTTCCACCCAATCTTCACTTAATGGATAA
- the yidC gene encoding membrane protein insertase YidC, with the protein MDKKNLIIGSALLIFGFGLMYLMPKQAPQVTHPPATAPATTTAPASPGGASSGATISAGAPAAPATTEFAALSKEGAEARVVALSNDFIEARFTDAGGAILDVAFKKYAAVQGQPQPYVFNLLHTDPMLAFTDFPGVDRNARFKLISSSATEAVFQLVMDGQLEVTRRYSIHPAGATLKEGEDPYEIRHETTFQNLTDQTLTLPRAGISLGTTSPVSSIDYGQYLNVGFYDGDKFHHTERAQLEGGGFLSNFGVGSRAPKPVIEEHGTVQWATVKNQFFAAIYAPDQPGIGTTIRRVELPPMVDSSRANIGISGTARFDLKALPARGSEKIGGDFYVGPKEYKRLVSLGRNEDKVMQFDLYFFNRILLSGYVGPFLLTLLHGAHSIVPSWGVAIILMTLFLKVITLPFTLAASRASKRMQKLQPLLKEVREKHKDNPQRLNQATMEIFKEHKVNPMGGCLPILITIPLFVGFFAMLQSASELRFAPFLWASDLSAPDTVARIFGLPLNIMPLLMGATMVVQMRLTPTPTTDNMQAKIMQFMPIIFTLFCYNFSCALALYSTVNGLFTIGQQLMVNRYTKDVDLVQPATAPLGGNPWKKTKNVTPKKR; encoded by the coding sequence ATGGATAAGAAGAACCTGATCATCGGCAGTGCCCTTCTGATCTTCGGCTTCGGCCTCATGTACCTGATGCCGAAACAGGCGCCGCAGGTCACACATCCGCCAGCAACGGCACCTGCTACCACCACCGCACCGGCATCTCCCGGCGGCGCCAGTTCCGGCGCGACCATCTCCGCCGGCGCACCCGCCGCGCCGGCAACGACCGAGTTTGCCGCACTTTCCAAGGAGGGCGCGGAGGCCCGCGTGGTTGCTCTCAGCAACGACTTCATCGAAGCGCGTTTCACCGACGCAGGCGGCGCGATCCTTGACGTCGCCTTCAAAAAATACGCCGCGGTCCAGGGACAGCCCCAGCCGTATGTTTTCAACCTGCTTCACACCGACCCCATGCTGGCCTTCACCGACTTTCCCGGTGTCGACCGCAACGCCCGTTTCAAGCTCATCTCCTCAAGCGCAACCGAAGCCGTTTTCCAACTCGTCATGGACGGCCAGTTGGAAGTCACCCGCCGCTACTCCATCCACCCCGCCGGTGCCACTCTCAAGGAGGGCGAGGACCCCTATGAGATCCGCCACGAGACAACGTTTCAGAATCTGACCGACCAGACACTCACGCTGCCCCGCGCAGGAATCAGTCTCGGCACCACCTCGCCCGTCAGTTCGATCGACTACGGTCAGTACCTCAACGTTGGCTTCTACGACGGCGACAAGTTCCATCACACGGAACGCGCGCAGCTCGAGGGCGGCGGCTTCCTCTCCAATTTCGGCGTCGGCTCACGCGCGCCCAAGCCGGTCATCGAGGAGCACGGCACCGTGCAATGGGCCACGGTCAAGAATCAGTTTTTCGCCGCAATCTACGCCCCCGACCAGCCGGGAATCGGCACGACCATCCGTCGCGTCGAACTGCCTCCGATGGTCGACAGCTCCCGCGCCAACATCGGCATCTCCGGCACCGCGCGTTTCGATCTCAAGGCGCTGCCCGCCAGGGGATCGGAGAAAATCGGGGGCGATTTCTACGTCGGCCCCAAGGAATACAAGCGCCTCGTCAGCCTCGGCCGCAACGAGGACAAGGTGATGCAGTTCGACCTGTATTTCTTCAATCGCATCCTGCTCAGCGGCTACGTCGGACCTTTCCTCCTGACGCTCCTGCATGGGGCCCATTCAATCGTTCCGAGCTGGGGCGTGGCGATCATCCTGATGACGCTCTTCCTCAAGGTTATCACCCTGCCCTTCACACTCGCCGCCTCACGCGCGTCCAAACGCATGCAGAAACTTCAGCCGCTGCTGAAGGAGGTCCGCGAGAAGCACAAGGACAACCCCCAGAGGCTGAACCAGGCGACGATGGAGATCTTCAAGGAGCACAAGGTCAACCCGATGGGCGGATGCCTGCCGATCCTGATCACGATTCCGCTCTTCGTGGGATTCTTCGCAATGCTCCAGAGCGCCTCCGAACTGCGTTTCGCGCCGTTTCTCTGGGCGTCCGATCTCTCGGCTCCCGACACCGTCGCCCGCATCTTCGGCCTTCCCCTGAACATCATGCCGCTGCTGATGGGCGCGACCATGGTCGTGCAGATGCGTCTCACGCCGACGCCCACGACGGACAACATGCAGGCGAAGATCATGCAGTTCATGCCGATCATCTTCACCCTGTTCTGCTACAATTTCTCGTGCGCCCTGGCGCTCTACTCCACCGTCAACGGTCTCTTCACCATCGGCCAGCAGCTCATGGTCAACAGGTACACCAAGGACGTCGACCTCGTGCAGCCCGCCACCGCGCCCCTCGGCGGCAATCCCTGGAAGAAAACCAAGAATGTGACGCCTAAGAAGCGCTGA